The Morganella morganii sequence AGGGCAGTTGCGAGACCGCCTCTGCCAGACCGCCAATATCCAGCGCATCACAGACAAAACCCTCTTCACCCTGTGAGATAAATTCCGCCCCGCCGCAGGTGGTACTGGTGATCACCGGCAGTGCGCAGGCCATCGCCTCGGGTACCACATTCGGGAACGGATCATACAGTGTCGGCAGCAGCAGCCCGTCACTCATCTGATAAAACGGCAGTGTCTGTTTCTGCATACCCGCAAAACGGATGCGATCCGCACAACCCAGGGATGCTGCCAGCTGTCGATATTTTTTTTCTGCCTTATCCTGACCGACCACCAGCAGATACGCATCATTGCGGCTGACCGCCATAATCGCCGCCGCCAGTCCTTTGCGTTCAAACCCGGAACCGACATACACCAGACATTTTGCCGCCGCCGGGATCTGATAAGTCTGCCGGAGCGCGAGACGCTCTGATTCCGGCAGCGGATGGAACTTTTCAGAATCAATCCCGTTATAGATGACGGTTATTTGCGACTCTGACAAACCAAAGTCTTCCATCACCTCTTTTTTTACCATTTCCGAATTACAAATCACCTGCTTAAAGTGCGGATCATGGTACATCTCCTGCTCCGCCTTCATCACATAACGGTGGTACGGCGAGGCAAACAACAGTTTTGCCCGCCAGGCGGGCAGTACCCGCGCCCGCTGTAACAGCCAGCGGCGGTGCACACCGTCCCCGGCCCGGAAAATATCACAGCCGGCAATGCGTTCATGGCTCTGAACAATATCAAATTTTTCATTCTGCCAGCAGGCACGGGCAGCGTTGGCAAATCCCCGCTCACGGCTGATCCGTCCCCATTTCGGCGGATTCACCACATGAATATGCCAGCCGGGAGCCGCAGCACCCTGCCAGGAACGGGTGATAACATTCAGCTCCAGATTCCGGTTATCCAGTGCTTCCAGCGCCCGGGATACAAAACGCTCCGCGCCGCCGTCCGGGCGGTATTTCTGACGAACAATCGCCAGACGCATATTTTTCATAAATATCTCCGTGCCGCGGTAATCACTGCGTCTGCCGGAATCGGACTCAGGTAACGTTCGTCCGTCCTTGTGTCCACGTCATCCGGGTCCGGCTGTTCCCCGTAATCCGATGCTTTAATAATTTCACCGGTTGCCTGCCACGGCGACCAGAACACCAGTTTCGTCGGGCCGAACAGAGCCACCATCGGCGTTTGCAGGGCGGCAGCCATGTGCATCGGCACAGAATCCACACCGATAAACAGTTTTGCACGATCAATCAGTGCCGCGAGCTGCGGCAACGTCAGTTCTCCGGCAACGGACACAATTTTTCCGTCGGCAACAGCCTGCTGACAGGGCGCAAGAATAGATTCAATCATCGCTTTTTCGCGCGGATCCGGCCCGCTGCTGAGCAC is a genomic window containing:
- a CDS encoding glycosyltransferase family 4 protein, producing the protein MKNMRLAIVRQKYRPDGGAERFVSRALEALDNRNLELNVITRSWQGAAAPGWHIHVVNPPKWGRISRERGFANAARACWQNEKFDIVQSHERIAGCDIFRAGDGVHRRWLLQRARVLPAWRAKLLFASPYHRYVMKAEQEMYHDPHFKQVICNSEMVKKEVMEDFGLSESQITVIYNGIDSEKFHPLPESERLALRQTYQIPAAAKCLVYVGSGFERKGLAAAIMAVSRNDAYLLVVGQDKAEKKYRQLAASLGCADRIRFAGMQKQTLPFYQMSDGLLLPTLYDPFPNVVPEAMACALPVITSTTCGGAEFISQGEEGFVCDALDIGGLAEAVSQLPCDHLSSRMSECARQRVLPYTPAALSQQLIDLYGRVLA